The following proteins are co-located in the Chryseobacterium scophthalmum genome:
- a CDS encoding HD domain-containing protein codes for MQNKLKIINDPVHGFIKIPHEILFDVIEHPYFQRLRRISQTGLLNLIFPGATHTRFHHAIGAMHLMFTALETLKQKGVAISVEEEKGAMLAILMHDIGHGPFSHALESMLMDDWHHENLSLLLMNRLNVEFDGQLSTAIEMFQGKYHRKFFNQLISSQLDVDRLDYLNRDSFFTGVSEGNINTQRIISMMNVCEEELVIDAKGVYSIENFLTARMFMYWQVYYHKTSALAEFILVKILERAKYLVSEGIDLPATENLKYFLNRGKSAATDEDVERFTQLDDNDIVQAMKLWQKSEDFVLAYWCKCVIQRNFPKTIISSHPFDEKFIEEKINNTNEFFGIDNGGELVHQITRSLLPYDTEKQPIYLLQKSGKVLKLDESEDQLLSGLIVHKTKRYILAFPRM; via the coding sequence ATGCAGAACAAGCTTAAAATCATCAACGATCCGGTACACGGTTTCATCAAAATTCCTCACGAAATCTTATTTGATGTTATCGAACATCCTTATTTTCAAAGATTAAGAAGAATTTCGCAGACCGGGCTTTTAAATTTAATTTTTCCGGGAGCAACACATACAAGATTTCATCATGCAATTGGCGCGATGCATTTAATGTTTACCGCTTTGGAAACTTTAAAGCAAAAAGGAGTTGCCATTTCTGTTGAAGAGGAGAAAGGGGCGATGTTGGCAATTCTGATGCACGATATTGGTCACGGTCCGTTTTCTCATGCTCTGGAAAGTATGTTGATGGATGATTGGCATCACGAAAATCTTTCATTATTATTAATGAACAGGCTGAATGTTGAATTTGACGGACAGTTATCGACGGCGATAGAAATGTTTCAGGGAAAATACCATAGAAAATTCTTTAATCAGTTGATCAGCTCGCAATTAGATGTTGATCGTTTAGATTATTTAAACAGGGACAGCTTTTTCACGGGAGTTTCAGAAGGAAATATCAATACACAAAGGATTATTTCAATGATGAATGTTTGCGAAGAAGAATTAGTGATTGATGCAAAAGGTGTTTATTCTATCGAAAATTTTTTGACGGCAAGAATGTTTATGTATTGGCAGGTTTATTACCATAAAACTTCCGCATTGGCAGAATTTATTTTGGTGAAAATCCTCGAAAGAGCAAAATATCTGGTTTCGGAAGGAATCGACTTACCCGCAACTGAAAATTTGAAATATTTTTTAAACAGAGGAAAAAGTGCTGCAACCGATGAAGATGTAGAGCGTTTTACACAACTTGACGATAATGATATTGTTCAGGCGATGAAACTATGGCAAAAATCAGAAGATTTTGTTTTGGCTTATTGGTGTAAATGTGTGATTCAGCGTAATTTTCCAAAAACAATTATCTCTTCGCATCCTTTTGATGAGAAATTTATTGAAGAAAAAATAAATAACACAAACGAATTTTTTGGAATTGATAACGGGGGTGAATTAGTTCACCAAATTACAAGAAGTTTACTTCCTTATGATACAGAAAAACAACCTATTTATCTTCTTCAGAAAAGCGGAAAGGTTTTGAAATTAGATGAGTCGGAAGATCAGCTTTTGTCTGGTCTCATCGTACATAAGACGAA
- the porX gene encoding T9SS response regulator signal transducer PorX, which produces MSNKILWIDDEIDLLKPHIVFLEKKGYVVTPVNNVNEALELIDSEKFDLTLIDENMPGISGLEAIPMIKEKDNALKIVMVTKSEEEHIMEEAIGSQIADYILKPVNPNQILLSLKKNLQEENLVEQKTILQYQQEFRNLSMELSYLRTYQDWAEYYKKIVNWELKFDKVTDNEFADLLQSQKEEANIQFAKFIENNYEDWLNGLDKPMMSHTLFKDKVKPEVEKEKVLLLMVDNLRYDQWKVIEPLFTKYYNKVSEDYYYSILPTATQYARNSFFAGLLPSEIEKRFPEKWFNDNEEGNKNEFERDFLEDQMKRVGLSSKSMKYLKVLNADFERKIYEDFNQHKNNDLLVIVYNFIDILSHAKTDNHIVDQLIRDDKTFRSLTSNWFENSSLIKIIKLAAESGFKLVITTDHGTVYVKKPSRVVGDRETSTNIRYKTGKSLTYDDKDVWAVSNPEKLFLPKGNLSSKYIFAKNNTFLAYPKNYNHFVNYYKETYQHGGISLEECIIPISILEPK; this is translated from the coding sequence ATGTCAAACAAAATATTATGGATTGATGATGAAATAGATTTACTAAAACCCCATATCGTTTTTCTTGAAAAGAAAGGTTACGTTGTAACTCCGGTGAACAACGTGAATGAGGCTTTAGAACTTATTGATTCTGAAAAATTTGATTTAACGTTAATCGACGAAAATATGCCGGGAATTTCCGGTCTGGAAGCAATTCCGATGATTAAAGAAAAAGACAATGCTTTGAAAATCGTGATGGTAACCAAAAGCGAAGAAGAGCACATCATGGAAGAAGCGATCGGTTCGCAGATTGCAGATTATATTTTAAAGCCTGTAAACCCAAACCAGATTTTACTTTCATTAAAAAAGAATCTTCAGGAAGAAAATTTGGTAGAGCAGAAAACAATTCTTCAATATCAGCAGGAATTCAGAAACCTTTCGATGGAACTTTCTTATCTGAGAACGTACCAGGATTGGGCAGAATACTATAAAAAAATCGTGAATTGGGAGCTTAAATTTGATAAAGTAACCGATAACGAGTTTGCAGATCTTCTACAGTCACAGAAAGAGGAAGCGAATATTCAGTTTGCAAAATTTATCGAAAACAATTACGAAGACTGGCTGAACGGTTTAGATAAACCAATGATGAGCCATACTCTATTTAAAGATAAAGTAAAACCGGAAGTTGAAAAAGAAAAGGTTCTTCTTTTGATGGTCGATAATTTGAGATATGACCAATGGAAAGTAATAGAGCCTCTTTTCACCAAATACTACAATAAAGTTTCTGAAGATTATTATTACAGTATTCTTCCGACTGCCACACAATATGCAAGAAATTCTTTTTTCGCAGGACTTTTGCCTTCAGAAATTGAAAAACGTTTCCCTGAAAAATGGTTTAACGACAATGAAGAAGGAAACAAGAATGAGTTTGAACGCGATTTCTTAGAAGATCAGATGAAAAGAGTTGGTTTAAGTTCTAAATCAATGAAATATCTAAAAGTTTTGAATGCCGATTTTGAAAGAAAAATCTATGAGGATTTTAATCAGCACAAAAACAATGATCTTTTGGTGATTGTTTACAACTTTATCGATATTCTATCACACGCAAAAACCGACAATCATATTGTTGATCAGCTAATCAGAGATGATAAAACTTTCAGATCTTTAACATCAAACTGGTTTGAGAACTCATCTTTAATAAAAATTATAAAGCTTGCTGCAGAAAGCGGGTTTAAATTGGTTATTACAACCGATCACGGAACGGTTTACGTTAAAAAACCAAGCAGAGTTGTTGGAGACAGAGAAACCTCAACCAACATCCGTTATAAAACAGGAAAAAGCTTAACCTATGATGATAAAGATGTTTGGGCAGTGAGCAATCCTGAAAAACTGTTTTTACCGAAAGGAAATCTGAGCTCAAAATATATTTTTGCAAAAAACAATACATTTTTAGCCTATCCTAAAAACTACAATCACTTTGTAAACTATTATAAGGAAACTTATCAACACGGTGGAATTTCTTTAGAAGAATGCATTATCCCGATCAGTATTCTGGAACCGAAATAA